The following are from one region of the Streptomyces tuirus genome:
- a CDS encoding YccF domain-containing protein: MRTVLNVIWLVLSGFWLFLAYMLAGLLLCITIIGIPFGIAAFRIGVYALWPFGYTTIERRDAGAPSCVGNVLWLVLAGWWLALGHIATGIALCLTIIGIPLGIANFKLIPVSLFPLGRDIVRTDEPFAVR, encoded by the coding sequence GTGAGGACCGTACTCAACGTCATATGGCTCGTGCTGAGCGGCTTCTGGCTGTTCCTCGCCTACATGCTCGCGGGCCTGCTGCTCTGCATCACGATCATCGGCATCCCCTTCGGCATCGCGGCCTTCCGCATCGGCGTCTACGCCCTGTGGCCGTTCGGGTACACGACGATCGAGCGACGTGACGCTGGTGCGCCGTCCTGCGTGGGCAACGTGCTGTGGCTGGTGCTCGCGGGCTGGTGGCTCGCCCTCGGCCACATCGCCACCGGCATCGCCCTGTGCCTCACCATCATCGGCATCCCGCTGGGCATCGCCAACTTCAAGCTCATCCCCGTCTCTTTGTTCCCGCTCGGCCGTGACATCGTGCGGACGGACGAGCCGTTCGCGGTGCGCTGA
- a CDS encoding APC family permease, with the protein MTTSGPGLRRTLGVGDAVVIGLGSMVGAGIFAALAPAAHAAGSGLLLGLAVAAVVAYCNAMSSARLAALYPASGGTYVYGRERLGDFWGYLAGWSFVVGKTASCAAMALTVGTYVWPEQAHAVAVAAVVALTAVNYGGVQKSAWLTRVIVALVLALLASVVVACLMSGEADAGRLGIGVSGGAAGVLQAAGLLFFAFAGYARIATLGEEVRDPARTIPRAIPLALGITLVVYACVAVAVLSVLGSEGLGNATAPLADAVRAAGVPSLVPVVRVGAAVAAMGSLLALILGVSRTTLAMARDRHLPGTLAAVHPRFQVPHRAELAVGAVVAVLAATVDVRGAIGFSSFGVLAYYAVANASAWTLSSASASRVVPVVGLVGCVVLAFSLPGVSVVVGTGVLVVGAIAYVVRGWMEAGAGRG; encoded by the coding sequence GCTCGATGGTGGGGGCCGGGATCTTCGCCGCTCTCGCTCCGGCCGCGCACGCGGCCGGCTCCGGGCTGCTCCTCGGGCTCGCCGTCGCCGCGGTGGTCGCGTACTGCAACGCCATGTCGTCGGCTCGTCTCGCCGCCCTGTATCCGGCCTCGGGCGGCACCTATGTATACGGGCGGGAGCGGCTAGGGGATTTCTGGGGGTATCTCGCCGGCTGGTCGTTCGTGGTCGGAAAGACGGCCTCCTGCGCGGCGATGGCGCTCACCGTGGGCACGTACGTCTGGCCCGAGCAGGCGCACGCGGTGGCGGTCGCGGCCGTGGTGGCGCTGACCGCGGTGAACTACGGCGGTGTCCAGAAGTCCGCGTGGCTGACGCGGGTGATCGTGGCATTGGTCCTGGCTCTCCTCGCTTCCGTGGTGGTCGCGTGTCTGATGTCGGGTGAGGCCGACGCCGGGCGGCTGGGCATCGGGGTCTCGGGCGGGGCAGCCGGCGTGCTGCAGGCGGCCGGTCTGCTGTTCTTCGCCTTCGCCGGGTACGCACGGATCGCGACGCTCGGCGAGGAGGTACGGGATCCGGCCCGCACCATTCCGCGCGCGATCCCCCTGGCACTGGGCATCACGCTGGTGGTGTACGCGTGTGTGGCGGTGGCCGTCCTTTCGGTACTCGGCTCGGAAGGTCTCGGGAACGCGACGGCGCCGCTTGCCGATGCGGTGCGGGCGGCCGGGGTGCCCTCGCTGGTGCCGGTGGTGAGGGTCGGGGCGGCGGTGGCCGCGATGGGCTCGCTGCTCGCGCTGATCCTCGGGGTGTCGCGGACGACGCTGGCCATGGCGCGGGACCGGCATCTTCCGGGGACCCTGGCCGCCGTGCATCCGCGGTTCCAGGTGCCGCACCGGGCGGAGCTGGCGGTGGGTGCGGTCGTCGCGGTCCTGGCCGCCACGGTGGACGTGCGGGGCGCGATCGGCTTCTCCTCCTTCGGTGTGCTGGCGTACTACGCCGTGGCCAACGCGTCGGCCTGGACTCTGTCTTCGGCGTCGGCGTCGCGGGTGGTGCCGGTGGTGGGGCTGGTCGGATGCGTGGTGCTGGCGTTCTCGCTGCCCGGGGTGTCGGTGGTCGTGGGCACCGGGGTGCTGGTGGTGGGGGCGATTGCGTATGTCGTGCGCGGGTGGATGGAGGCCGGGGCGGGGAGGGGGTAG